A part of Podarcis muralis chromosome 15, rPodMur119.hap1.1, whole genome shotgun sequence genomic DNA contains:
- the ALKBH4 gene encoding alpha-ketoglutarate-dependent dioxygenase alkB homolog 4, whose translation MEEEAALAASAAAAAAASGGRGAGGEPGGCCGCKGVRGCLLCEAAPPPQISANFVYCPLTGFAVGEKQSEFAGWAFPFPGVFLLEGFISADEECKMVELMDCSAWKPSQSGRRKQDYGPKVNFKKRKLKAGSFAGLPSFSQGIVTRMRSHSVLKDFSPVEQCNLDYGPERGAAIDPHWDDWWLWGERLVSLNLLSATVLSMSCDSEDHIQLFPAFLQDSKQVHSSLTHAVSQEHWPKESTSLGGLRSTTKWGTDPSPPTKSVSSKEVVVAIHLPQRSLVVLYGPARYRWKHAIYRHHIKSRRICITFRELSAEFSLGGEQEELGQKLLKTALTYQGIPV comes from the exons atggaggaggaggcggcgttggcggcctccgctgctgctgctgctgccgcctccggAGGACGGGGAGCGGGAGGCGAGCCCGGGGGCTGCTGCGGGTGCAAAGGGGTCCGCGGCTGCCTGCTCTGCGAGGCCGCTCCGCCCCCGCAG ataagtgcaaattttgtgTACTGTCCACTGACTGGCTTTgctgtgggagaaaagcaatCAGAATTTGCAGGCTGGGCCTTTCCATTTCCAGGAGTCTTTTTACTGGAAGGGTTTATAAGTGCAGATGAAGAATGCAAGATGGTTGAGCTGATGGACTGCAGTGCTTGGAAGCCATCACAGTCTGGCCGAAGAAAACAG GACTATGGCCCCAAAGTGAATTTCAAGAAGCGCAAGTTGAAAGCAGGCAGTTTTGCTGGCTTGCCCAGCTTCAGCCAGGGGATTGTGACTCGAATGAGAAGCCATTCTGTGCTCAAGGACTTCTCTCCAGTCGAGCAGTGCAACTTGGATTATGGCCCCGAGAGAGGGGCTGCTATTGACCCCCACTGGGATGATTGGTGGCTTTGGGGGGAACGCCTGGTTAGCTTAAACTTGCTTTCGGCAACTGTGCTCTCCATGTCTTGCGACTCAGAGGATCATATCCAGTTATTTCCAGCCTTTCTTCAAGACAGCAAGCAGGTACACAGCTCTCTGACCCATGCTGTTTCTCAGGAGCATTGGCCTAAAGAATCTACTTCTTTAGGAGGACTCAGAAGCACCACAAAGTGGGGAACTGACCCTTCTCCCCCCACAAAGTCAGTTTCGTCTAAAGAGGTTGTCGTCGCCATTCACTTACCTCAGAGATCACTAGTGGTTCTGTATGGACCGGCTCGCTATAGATGGAAACATGCCATTTATCGCCATCATATTAAAAGCCGCCGTATCTGCATCACCTTCAGAGAATTGTCTGCGGAGTTCAGTCTTGGAGGAGAACAGGAAGAATTGGGTCAAAAGCTCCTAAAAACAGCTCTGACATACCAGGGAATACCTGTATAG